From the genome of Gavia stellata isolate bGavSte3 chromosome 3, bGavSte3.hap2, whole genome shotgun sequence, one region includes:
- the TMEM74 gene encoding transmembrane protein 74 — protein sequence MACMELLYLAEESRQAPLGTAAGWSLPSPPCEQQQQQHEGGEVDPRAAAAVAALHCERHCKPLQRGPVAEPPPAPQSFTLGTSPWEHPALPGTSQPCHPPECLPGEDGGKKKACCCAQELETSFTYVDENVNLEHARSPPSPTDGRCQGAPLQQRSCRDLPPEWVHDSPSLVSEEDDTASEVAAGKSVDYGFISAILFLVSGILLVIISYVVPRDVTVDPNTVAAREMERLENESARIGAHLDRCVIAGLCLLTLGGVVLSSLLMMSMWKGELYRRSRFASSKESAKLYGSFNFRMKSGANDNMLELSLVEEDVLAVDN from the coding sequence ATGGCTTGCATGGAGCTTCTCTACCTGGCCGAGGAGAGCAGGCAGGCGCCCCTGGGCACCGCTGCCGGCTGGAGCCTGCCATCCCCTCCCTgcgagcagcagcagcagcagcatgaggGGGGTGAGGTGGACCCCAGAGCAGCCGCTGCCGTGGCAGCCCTGCACTGCGAAAGGCATTGCAAGCCCTTGCAGAGGGGCCCTGTGGCTGAGccgcccccagcaccccagtcCTTCACCCTGGGCACCTCTCCCTGGGAGCACCCTGCACTCCCCggcacctcccagccctgccacccacCCGAGTGCTTGCCTGGGGAAgatggagggaagaagaaagcctgctgctgtgcccagGAACTTGAGACATCATTCACCTACGTGGATGAAAATGTAAACCTGGAGCATGCAAGAAGTCCCCCCAGTCCTACAGACGGCCGCTGCCAGGGTGCGCCTCTGCAGCAGCGTTCCTGCAGGGATCTGCCACCTGAGTGGGTGCACGATTCTCCTTCCCTGGTCTCTGAGGAGGACGACACTGCCTCGGAGGTGGCGGCTGGGAAATCCGTGGACTACGGGTTCATTAGTGCCATTTTGTTCCTGGTTAGTGGCATTTTGCTGGTGATCATTTCCTATGTGGTACCCAGAGATGTGACTGTGGATCCCAACACCGTGGCTGCCCGGGAgatggagaggctggagaatgAGAGCGCTCGGATTGGGGCTCACTTGGACCGCTGTGTTATCGCCGGGCTGTGTCTCTTAACCCTGGGGGGAGTGGTGCTCTCCAGCCTGCTGATGATGTCCATGTGGAAAGGGGAGCTGTACCGGAGGAGCAGGTTTGCGTCCTCCAAGGAGTCTGCGAAGCTCTATGGGTCTTTCAATTTCAGAATGAAGTCTGGTGCAAACGATAATATGCTCGAGCTGTCATTAGTTGAGGAAGATGTGCTTGCCGTAGATAATTAG